AAACTTATTTTATCTAGTTCGCGAATCGTACTCATCGCACCGTCAAAGTCTATCAAACCGCGAACGATGGGACTAGTACCTAAAGCAAGAGCATTTTGAGCTTTGTCTAGCGTCGATAGCTGAGAAGTTGTAAAAAACGCCTTCAATCCGTTAAATGGCGCACCAGTCAAAAATCTGAAATCTAAAGCCCCTATTTTAGCGCCTTCGTTAATAAATGTATGAATGTGTTCTTTGAGTAGGAAGTGGGACATACCCCCAACCTTCTCCATTAACTTAAATAATTGGTAGTAGTTGCCGAAAAATACGTGCAAACCCATCTCTACGTGGTTACCATCTGCATCTACCCAGCTACCAACTTTACCCCCAACAAAGGGACGAGATTCAAATATTTCGACTTCGCAACCTGCATCTACTAAATCTACCGCAGTTGCCATTCCAGCAAGTCCTGCACCTACAATTGCAACGCGCATCTAGTCAGTCCTTCTCAGTTTTCTGCCTTATCGTGTTAACAATTGTAACTTCAAGGTGACTGGATGTGAAGAGATTTGGGGTTCAGGGGCGATCGCGGCTCAACCGACACTCACTCATGCACGCTCCCATCTGGCATAATAGCACCAGTGAGCTTCGCATTATTTAAATTCATGGCTCGTATGCTTCGCTACGATGGGCGATCGCCACTACAAATACCTGCACTAGTGTATGCTCTATCGAATAAATAACCCTATAGTCTCCTATTCGATAACGATAGTAACCTGCAAAATCTCCTTTCAAGGCTTTAATATTCGGGTGCATCTGAGGATTTTGTTCTAGCTGCTCCAAACATCGGGAAATCTTCTTGGCTAAAGCTTTGTCAGCATTGGCATAAACCATTTGAGCATCAGGGTGAAGAAGAACTTCATACATTAGAGCGAATGTTTCTCCAGCTTGTGTAATGAGTTTTAGGAGTTACTTGATTTTGCTGAACTCGCTCTAGCAATCCAGGAATTGCCAAAAGTTCTTGGGTTGCAGCTTCGCTTTCAGCATTTGCCAAATAAGCTGCAAAATCAGCTAGTACCTGTAATCGCTCTAGTGATAGTTGTTTAAGTGATTCATTAAGCTGGTGCTGTAACTCCATCACAGATCCCAAAATCGCTGACTCCTTATCTTCCATTGCCGAGTTATCTGTACTATTCATCGCTTGCTTCGGAATTTTAAGGTTTATTATCTATTGTAAGCCCACAAACTGGCGGGGTGACAAACAGAAGCGATCTAGAGTTGAGAGGTCAGAAAATATAGGTAGACACAAAGGAATTTTTAGGACAAACTAGATGGTTGCAGAAAATTTCTAGAATTATATGACAGATATTCTTCAAGCGATCGCCACATTAGTCAATCGTCCCATCCCAAATTTACTAGATTACTATCGAAGTAAAAGTCAAAACAGAATTAATGCTGTAGGTGATGCCTTAGAAGAGTACATCAAAGATATTTTTGCT
Above is a window of Merismopedia glauca CCAP 1448/3 DNA encoding:
- a CDS encoding type II toxin-antitoxin system RelE family toxin, with the translated sequence MYEVLLHPDAQMVYANADKALAKKISRCLEQLEQNPQMHPNIKALKGDFAGYYRYRIGDYRVIYSIEHTLVQVFVVAIAHRSEAYEP